GATTCTTCATGCGATCATACACACCACACAAATCACGACCTGTACCAATCGGCCAGTTCATAGGAATGGAGCGAATACCTAGGACTTGTTCCAATTCTTCCATTAGATCAAAAGGACTGCGGCCTTCACGATCTAACTTATTAATAAATGTGAAAATGGGAATACCCCGCTTCGCACATACTTGGAACAATTTTATCGTCTGTGCCTCTACCCCTTTGGCAACGTCAATTAACATGACTGCACTGTCGGCAGCTGTTAAAGTACGATACGTATCTTCACTGAAATCTTGGTGACCTGGGGTATCCAAAATGTTAATGCGATGTCCGTTATAATCAAACTGCATCACCGAGGAAGTTACTGAAATTCCCCGTTGTTTCTCAATCTCCATCCAGTCACTCGTGGCATGCTTACTCGCTTTACGAGCTTTTACAGTTCCTGCTAATCGAATGGCACCCCCAAATAGGAGCAGTTTTTCCGTTAATGTCGTTTTCCCAGCATCCGGGTGAGATATAATCGCAAATGTTCTGCGCTTATCCACTTCCTTCTGCAAAGATTGGTCTGATCCTTTGCTCATTTCACATTTCCCTTCATCACTAAATTCATGTTTATCATTGTACCACATTCTGAACGCAAATTACCCTCACACAAAATATGCATGAGGATAATTTGATAGAATGAACCAGCTACTGCTTTTGCCAGATCACTTTGTCTTCAATCTGACCATTAACTGGCCACCAGTGGAATCCATCTTCTTCAAGTAACTTATCTGCTTCAATAGGTCCCCATGATCCCGCAGGGTATTGTACAATATCTCCAGGATTTTGCGCCCAAGCTTCTGCAATTTTATCCACAAAGGACCATGCTGAAGCCACTTCATCCCAACGAGTGAAATAAGTTGATTCACCACGTACTGCATCATGAAGAAGTCTCTCGTAAGCTTCCGGCGAGTTAATACCGATCATACAACTTTGACAGAAATCCATAGCAAGTGGCTCAATATCACTTTCGGAACCTGGTTTCTTGGCGTTGATTTTCACATAGATACCTTCCATAGGATTCACTCTAATCACTAGTAAGTTAGGCTCTAATGTATGTTTTTGACCCAAGTAAACATTCGTAGGCATGCTGCGGAATTCAACGACGATTTCCGTAGTTTTAACAGGGAGTCTTTTTCCCGTCCGAATATAGAAGGGCACACCTGCCCAGCGGAAATTATCGACAAATAAACGGGTTGCAAAGTACGTTTCTGTATTGGAATTCGGGTCTACCTTATCCTCTTCACGATAAGCAGGTAATTCACGATCCTGTGAGCTACCTTTAGCATATTGACCACGAACAACGTTCTTCTTCACTTCTTCAACCGTATGATACGGACGAAGTGAACGTATGACCTTCACTTTTTCATCACGAATATCTTCCGGCAACAAGCGGCTTGGTGGTTCCATAGCAATCATTGTCAGCATTTGAAGCATATGATTCTGGCCCATGTCACGCAGTGCTCCTGCATGATCATAGTAACCTCCACGTTCTTCAACGCCGACCGTTTCACTTAAAGTAATCTGTATATTAGCAATATGCTTATTATTCCATAAAGGTTCAAAGAACGCATTGGCGAACCGAATAACCTCAATATTCT
The nucleotide sequence above comes from Paenibacillus sp. IHBB 10380. Encoded proteins:
- the zwf gene encoding glucose-6-phosphate dehydrogenase, producing MAENLNLEQLQTPGAVFFLFGATGDLARRKLFPAIYSLYREGKLAEDFAVIGVARRERSQDEFREDLFNSIQEFCRYKAEDNEEWHSFAQHFEYKSLDINNVDGFRELREQTEQIEARYQVPGNRIFYLALAPELFGSVSYNLQKGGMLESKGWNRLVIEKPFGYDLESAKELNKQLREVFKEEEIFRIDHYLGKEMVQNIEVIRFANAFFEPLWNNKHIANIQITLSETVGVEERGGYYDHAGALRDMGQNHMLQMLTMIAMEPPSRLLPEDIRDEKVKVIRSLRPYHTVEEVKKNVVRGQYAKGSSQDRELPAYREEDKVDPNSNTETYFATRLFVDNFRWAGVPFYIRTGKRLPVKTTEIVVEFRSMPTNVYLGQKHTLEPNLLVIRVNPMEGIYVKINAKKPGSESDIEPLAMDFCQSCMIGINSPEAYERLLHDAVRGESTYFTRWDEVASAWSFVDKIAEAWAQNPGDIVQYPAGSWGPIEADKLLEEDGFHWWPVNGQIEDKVIWQKQ